From Anaerohalosphaera lusitana, one genomic window encodes:
- a CDS encoding family 20 glycosylhydrolase, translating to MKKMWLLLIVCAICCVNFSIAFAEIAIIPKPVKVVEQSGSFTLNAQTKLLTSEPSIAERCRTMFTLATGFAFPVADTRPASNYIALTIDPSLDDLSEEAYRLTVDTDSVAIRANHTRGLYYGLQTLRQLLPVEIYSDTKVAAVDWKIPAVRIEDEPRFQWRGMMLDCSRQFFPAEFVKDYIDWLAVHKINLFHWHLTDDDGWRIEIKQYPKLTELGAWRGEDEVLPPSRGSGAERYGGFYTHEQIREIVAYAAERNIRIMPEIDVPGHGRAATASYPEILCEGVGDTKSVQGISKNVWCAGREENFEMLDAIIAETAELFPFEYIHIGGDEVNQKAWANCSRCKKLMQQKGFQNTAQIQNYFIKRMEKIVRNHGKNMIGWNEILHGGKLEQDTAIMSWIGTGPGIHAAKLGHPVIMAPGPYMYFDMKQAPGERGHWWAGIVTTEKSYSFDPFDFDLPEDKVKNIFGVQACLWSEYLNEPPHYAEHQSYPRICALSEVGWTPQKLREYEDFNTRLGKHLPRLGKLGIHYRVPQPTAVIDKGVVTIQPPFEDTQVRYTTNGTEPTEYSKLYTGPFECADPDKLRCRTYMGDNASGVKKGAERADAAKWKPSMLSAQFKPVDFDITDTINKGGVWYATFDYTSGAHKLVIRSVELLCDGKTIARDEHQGETGTRDANNKYRLPVDSYDPEAKYVLRADIRADGGTNSHGGIVIERSPYLEPAAAVTTSMNAYGSNTPENAVDYNRGTYFWTNHPPRKGDLFTFTFDEPVTADQLEVRTGMPSQANRDILTDGIVEISSDGKTFTEAGGFEMGTAKVELTQKLKAVRIRVTADSPESWLIIQDIVLK from the coding sequence ATGAAGAAGATGTGGCTGTTGTTAATTGTGTGTGCGATTTGCTGTGTGAATTTCTCAATCGCTTTCGCCGAGATCGCGATAATCCCCAAACCCGTCAAAGTCGTAGAGCAGTCCGGCAGTTTCACGCTTAATGCTCAAACAAAACTTCTGACCAGCGAACCAAGTATAGCTGAACGCTGCCGAACAATGTTCACACTCGCGACCGGCTTCGCGTTTCCCGTCGCGGACACAAGGCCGGCCTCAAACTATATCGCCCTGACCATCGATCCGTCACTGGATGATCTGAGCGAAGAGGCATATCGCCTGACGGTCGATACTGACTCGGTCGCCATTCGTGCGAATCATACTCGTGGCCTTTATTACGGCCTGCAGACCCTGCGACAACTCCTGCCTGTCGAGATATACAGCGACACCAAAGTCGCCGCGGTCGACTGGAAAATTCCCGCTGTGCGTATCGAAGACGAGCCCCGCTTCCAGTGGCGCGGCATGATGCTCGACTGCTCACGCCAGTTCTTCCCCGCCGAGTTCGTCAAGGACTACATAGACTGGCTCGCTGTTCACAAGATCAACCTCTTCCACTGGCACCTGACCGATGATGACGGTTGGCGCATCGAGATCAAGCAGTATCCAAAACTTACCGAGCTTGGCGCATGGCGCGGCGAAGACGAGGTTCTGCCTCCTTCACGCGGCAGCGGTGCTGAACGCTACGGAGGATTCTATACACACGAACAGATCCGCGAAATCGTTGCTTATGCAGCCGAGAGAAACATCCGCATCATGCCCGAGATCGACGTCCCGGGCCACGGCAGGGCGGCGACAGCGTCTTATCCCGAGATTCTATGTGAAGGCGTCGGCGATACCAAAAGCGTGCAGGGCATATCGAAAAACGTCTGGTGCGCAGGCCGTGAAGAAAACTTCGAAATGCTCGATGCCATCATTGCCGAAACCGCCGAGCTGTTTCCCTTCGAATACATTCACATCGGCGGCGATGAGGTCAACCAGAAAGCCTGGGCAAACTGCTCCCGCTGCAAAAAACTCATGCAGCAAAAAGGGTTCCAGAACACCGCCCAGATACAGAACTACTTCATCAAGCGGATGGAAAAGATCGTTCGCAATCACGGTAAGAACATGATCGGATGGAACGAAATACTCCATGGCGGAAAGCTCGAACAGGATACTGCGATCATGTCCTGGATCGGTACAGGTCCGGGCATTCACGCAGCGAAGCTCGGCCATCCTGTGATCATGGCGCCGGGCCCGTATATGTATTTCGACATGAAGCAGGCACCCGGCGAACGCGGCCACTGGTGGGCGGGCATCGTCACCACTGAAAAGTCCTACTCGTTCGATCCGTTTGATTTCGACCTGCCCGAAGACAAAGTCAAAAATATCTTCGGCGTCCAGGCATGCCTCTGGTCCGAGTATCTAAATGAACCGCCGCATTACGCAGAGCATCAATCCTACCCGCGCATCTGCGCACTGTCAGAGGTCGGCTGGACACCGCAGAAGCTTCGCGAATACGAAGACTTCAACACACGGCTCGGCAAGCACCTGCCGCGTCTGGGCAAGCTCGGCATTCACTACCGAGTGCCGCAACCCACCGCTGTCATTGACAAGGGTGTGGTAACCATACAACCGCCGTTCGAAGATACCCAGGTCCGCTATACCACCAACGGAACCGAACCGACGGAATACTCTAAGCTCTACACCGGGCCATTTGAATGCGCGGACCCGGACAAACTTCGCTGCAGAACTTACATGGGTGACAATGCAAGCGGCGTAAAGAAAGGCGCCGAACGTGCAGACGCCGCGAAATGGAAACCGTCAATGCTTTCAGCGCAATTCAAGCCTGTCGACTTTGATATCACCGACACGATCAACAAGGGCGGCGTATGGTATGCGACGTTCGACTACACCAGCGGCGCACACAAACTCGTTATCCGTTCAGTTGAGCTGCTTTGCGACGGCAAGACCATCGCCAGAGACGAACACCAGGGCGAAACAGGAACCCGCGACGCGAACAACAAGTACCGCCTGCCGGTCGACAGCTATGACCCGGAGGCTAAATACGTACTCCGTGCGGATATCCGGGCCGACGGCGGAACGAACTCACACGGAGGTATCGTCATCGAACGTTCGCCATACCTCGAACCCGCTGCCGCGGTCACGACGTCCATGAACGCGTACGGCAGCAACACCCCCGAAAACGCCGTCGACTACAACCGCGGCACATACTTCTGGACAAACCATCCGCCCAGGAAGGGCGACCTCTTCACGTTTACCTTCGACGAACCGGTAACCGCTGACCAGCTCGAGGTTCGCACCGGCATGCCCAGCCAGGCAAACCGCGATATCCTCACCGACGGTATCGTTGAGATTTCTTCCGACGGCAAGACTTTCACCGAAGCGGGCGGTTTCGAAATGGGCACCGCAAAGGTCGAACTGACCCAAAAGCTCAAGGCCGTACGCATCCGCGTCACAGCCGACTCACCTGAAAGCTGGCTCATCATTCAGGACATTGTCCTTAAATGA
- a CDS encoding MgtC/SapB family protein, with protein sequence MDMNFDMQELIGLLMAFTLGGLIGIEREINGKPAGLRTNIIICVGAAAFTVLGRHFAGEATEEVPEAFARLAAGIITGVGFLGGGVLIREGSTVHGLTTAASIWLVTSIGIACGIGSYALAITVTLLALVVLLGLSPVAHRIRDVKDEEHRRDSRGEE encoded by the coding sequence ATGGATATGAATTTTGACATGCAGGAACTGATCGGTCTTCTGATGGCCTTTACGCTCGGAGGTCTGATCGGCATCGAACGTGAGATAAACGGCAAGCCCGCCGGCCTGCGAACCAATATAATCATCTGCGTCGGAGCAGCGGCGTTCACAGTGCTCGGCCGTCACTTTGCCGGCGAAGCAACAGAAGAAGTGCCCGAAGCGTTTGCGCGGCTCGCGGCAGGAATCATCACCGGTGTTGGTTTTCTCGGCGGCGGCGTGCTCATCCGCGAAGGAAGCACCGTTCATGGCCTGACCACTGCTGCGAGCATATGGCTCGTCACCAGCATCGGCATCGCCTGCGGCATCGGTTCCTACGCACTTGCGATCACTGTAACGCTGCTCGCACTGGTCGTTCTGCTCGGTCTCTCACCTGTCGCCCACCGTATCCGCGATGTCAAGGACGAAGAACACCGTCGCGATTCCCGGGGTGAAGAATAG
- a CDS encoding site-2 protease family protein: MNFDLNFLLSLLPGLVVGLTIHEASHALSAKWLGDRTAEKMGRISLNPLDHFSPTGFLAFFLLGFGWGKPVIVNLYNFKKPRFHYLLTSLAGPASNLLVACISLALLYLHPTGMLRNALKSIFLINCLLATFNLLPIPPLDGSKIWPCLIPGMKPAFSGKTNLIWVGVVIIGLYSGAVDRIITPVLTFVHSLIPALPG; the protein is encoded by the coding sequence GTGAATTTCGACTTGAACTTCTTACTTTCTCTTTTGCCCGGACTCGTGGTGGGGCTGACCATACACGAAGCCTCGCACGCGCTCTCCGCAAAGTGGCTGGGCGACAGGACCGCCGAAAAAATGGGGCGAATAAGCCTCAACCCCCTCGACCATTTTTCCCCGACAGGATTTCTGGCATTTTTCCTGCTCGGTTTCGGCTGGGGAAAGCCCGTTATAGTAAATCTGTATAACTTCAAGAAACCCCGCTTCCACTACCTGCTGACCTCGCTCGCAGGCCCGGCCTCGAACCTCCTGGTAGCTTGTATCTCTCTGGCTCTGCTGTACTTACATCCTACCGGCATGTTGCGCAATGCCCTTAAATCCATCTTCTTGATCAACTGCCTGCTCGCGACGTTTAACCTCCTGCCGATACCCCCGCTCGACGGCAGCAAGATCTGGCCCTGCCTGATACCGGGCATGAAACCGGCCTTCTCAGGCAAAACAAATCTCATCTGGGTCGGTGTGGTCATAATAGGCCTCTACAGCGGCGCGGTCGACAGAATCATAACCCCCGTTCTCACCTTCGTGCACAGTCTCATCCCCGCACTTCCCGGTTAG
- a CDS encoding bifunctional N-acetylglucosamine-1-phosphate uridyltransferase/glucosamine-1-phosphate acetyltransferase, with the protein MAQKVAIIMAAGQSTRMNTKLPKVLHEVCGRPMLSYVLDACRQAGVDRIIIVVGYGKEQIIDRFGDQADITFVEQKEQKGTGHAVMCCRDELERFKGQTLILCGDAPLIRSETLKTLIEKHEQEKSAATLATTILDNPAGYGRIVRDSYGNIQGIVEHNDCTDQQLQIKEVNPGYFCFETPVLLDALKEIKPNNVKNEYYLTDALHITIATGGKVTAVTAVAPEDAMGVNNRRQLSQASKIMQERIQDKLMDAGVTIVDPPNTWIDVRAQIGQDTVIEPFTYIHGQVSIGTNCRIGPFAFLRNGTQIGDDVVLGVFTEIKNTRLADGVRARHHSYLGDAEIEANSDIGAGALTANFDGQKIQKTKIGPNTFVGPGAVLVAPIEIGPDSHLEPGKVVTQKDLKKG; encoded by the coding sequence ATGGCACAAAAAGTTGCGATTATTATGGCTGCCGGGCAGAGTACCCGGATGAATACGAAGCTTCCGAAGGTTCTTCATGAAGTTTGCGGACGTCCTATGCTCTCATACGTTCTCGATGCCTGCCGTCAGGCCGGTGTTGATCGTATCATTATAGTTGTCGGTTACGGCAAGGAGCAGATCATTGATCGTTTCGGCGACCAGGCGGACATCACTTTCGTCGAACAGAAAGAGCAGAAAGGAACCGGCCATGCCGTCATGTGCTGTCGTGATGAGCTCGAACGTTTCAAGGGTCAGACCCTCATACTGTGCGGCGATGCACCTCTGATCCGCAGCGAAACGCTCAAAACGCTCATCGAAAAGCATGAGCAGGAGAAATCAGCTGCGACTCTCGCGACCACCATACTCGATAATCCTGCAGGCTACGGCCGAATCGTCCGCGACAGCTACGGCAATATTCAGGGAATCGTCGAACATAACGACTGCACAGATCAGCAGCTCCAGATCAAGGAAGTAAACCCGGGCTATTTCTGCTTCGAAACGCCGGTCCTGCTGGACGCTCTCAAAGAGATCAAGCCCAACAACGTCAAAAACGAATATTATCTCACAGATGCCCTGCATATTACGATCGCAACCGGCGGCAAAGTCACAGCGGTAACAGCGGTAGCACCAGAGGACGCGATGGGCGTCAACAACCGTCGCCAGCTCTCACAGGCCAGCAAGATCATGCAGGAACGTATTCAGGACAAGCTCATGGACGCCGGCGTAACGATCGTCGACCCGCCCAATACCTGGATCGATGTTCGTGCCCAGATCGGCCAGGATACTGTCATCGAGCCTTTCACCTACATACACGGCCAGGTCAGTATAGGCACTAATTGCCGTATCGGCCCGTTCGCCTTTCTCAGGAACGGCACGCAGATCGGCGATGACGTAGTGCTGGGCGTTTTCACCGAGATCAAAAATACCAGGCTCGCCGACGGCGTTCGCGCACGACATCACAGCTACCTCGGTGACGCAGAGATCGAAGCCAATTCCGATATCGGCGCGGGGGCACTGACCGCAAACTTTGACGGCCAGAAGATACAGAAGACTAAGATCGGTCCGAATACGTTCGTAGGACCGGGGGCCGTGCTGGTTGCGCCGATCGAGATAGGCCCTGATTCGCACCTTGAGCCGGGCAAAGTTGTAACACAGAAGGATCTGAAAAAAGGATAG
- a CDS encoding ribose-phosphate diphosphokinase, which yields MNNEIKIFGGSSNPELTKAICKYLDLDQGKAKIAPFPDGESFIKIEDDVRGRDCFVIQSTCAPVDGNLMELLIFLDCLKRASARRVTAVVPYFGYARQDRKDEGRVPITAKLVANIISTAGADRVLSIDLHAQQMQGFFDIPVDHLMAEPVLVKYFKEKELKDLTIVSPDVGNMKTAARYARELGGDLAIIHKKRINGKEIEAEEIIGSVEGRNVLMCDDMISTAGTMCGAAKLVRERGAKNIIAGATHGVFAGPAVERINAAPFDEVIVTDTIPLSDDVKKIKNLKVLTVSKMLGEAIKRIHCNESISCMFKGE from the coding sequence GTGAATAACGAAATTAAAATTTTTGGCGGCAGCTCAAATCCAGAGCTAACAAAAGCCATTTGTAAATATCTTGACCTCGATCAGGGCAAGGCGAAGATAGCACCTTTCCCGGACGGCGAATCGTTTATCAAGATCGAAGACGATGTCCGCGGCAGGGACTGTTTTGTTATACAATCCACCTGTGCACCCGTCGACGGCAATCTGATGGAGCTGCTGATCTTCCTGGACTGTCTCAAGCGCGCAAGCGCAAGACGCGTTACCGCAGTTGTCCCGTATTTCGGCTACGCACGCCAGGACAGAAAAGACGAAGGCAGGGTGCCCATTACTGCCAAACTCGTCGCAAACATAATATCGACCGCAGGCGCTGACCGCGTACTCTCGATCGACCTGCATGCACAGCAGATGCAGGGATTTTTCGACATCCCGGTCGATCATCTCATGGCAGAACCGGTGCTGGTCAAATACTTCAAAGAGAAAGAGCTCAAGGACCTGACCATAGTATCGCCCGATGTGGGCAACATGAAAACCGCTGCACGCTACGCACGCGAACTTGGCGGCGACCTGGCGATCATACACAAAAAACGCATCAACGGTAAAGAGATCGAAGCCGAAGAGATTATAGGTTCTGTCGAAGGCCGAAATGTTCTCATGTGCGACGATATGATCTCGACTGCCGGCACTATGTGCGGAGCGGCCAAGCTTGTACGCGAAAGAGGTGCAAAGAATATTATCGCTGGTGCAACCCACGGCGTTTTTGCAGGTCCCGCAGTTGAAAGGATCAATGCTGCTCCTTTCGACGAGGTCATCGTTACCGACACGATACCTCTCAGCGATGATGTCAAGAAGATCAAAAACCTCAAGGTTCTGACGGTTTCGAAAATGCTCGGTGAAGCTATCAAGAGGATACACTGTAACGAATCGATAAGCTGCATGTTCAAAGGCGAATAG
- a CDS encoding 50S ribosomal protein L25, giving the protein MAKRLVLKGQTRTETGSKQAKRLRDQGLVPAIAYGHKEEPISIKLNCHDLTEALHHGHRLMDIEVDGKLETVIVKDLQYDHLGKGIIHADLMRVDASEKVNVTVAIEAKGTAKGTLEEGGMLQIVADTIDINCPAEDIPEVIYYNVEDLEIGDAFHANELPLPEGAELVSEPETTLASCIMTRVEEEEEEEEMVPGEIPTEPEVITERPAEEETEEG; this is encoded by the coding sequence ATGGCAAAAAGACTTGTTCTAAAAGGGCAAACACGAACGGAAACCGGCTCGAAGCAGGCCAAAAGACTCCGCGATCAGGGTCTTGTGCCCGCCATCGCGTACGGCCACAAAGAAGAACCGATCTCGATCAAGCTCAACTGTCATGACCTGACCGAGGCACTGCACCATGGTCACCGTCTGATGGACATCGAGGTTGACGGAAAGCTCGAAACTGTGATCGTAAAGGATCTGCAGTATGACCACCTCGGTAAAGGGATCATCCACGCGGACCTGATGCGTGTAGACGCCTCCGAAAAGGTCAACGTCACAGTTGCTATCGAGGCCAAAGGCACCGCGAAGGGTACTCTCGAAGAAGGCGGCATGCTCCAGATCGTCGCCGACACCATCGACATCAACTGCCCGGCAGAAGACATCCCCGAGGTTATTTACTACAACGTTGAAGATCTCGAGATCGGCGATGCCTTCCACGCAAACGAACTGCCTCTTCCCGAGGGCGCAGAGCTTGTCAGCGAGCCTGAAACTACTCTTGCAAGCTGCATCATGACAAGGGTTGAGGAAGAAGAGGAAGAGGAAGAAATGGTTCCGGGCGAAATACCGACCGAGCCTGAAGTTATTACCGAACGTCCTGCAGAGGAAGAAACTGAAGAAGGTTGA
- the pth gene encoding aminoacyl-tRNA hydrolase — translation MADIRMIVGLGNPGSKYRGTRHNVGFDVIDMLAQRLAVDVKQKKFGALLGESFYEGKKLILVKPQQFMNRSGQVVATAAGFYKLPLENLIVITDDLALEPGVVRLRPKGSAGGHNGLADIIRKLHSQEFPRLRVGIGQSEVIETVSYVLGKPAPEQKEPLEKAKKDALAATLCWVDEGISNAMNKFNVKQN, via the coding sequence ATGGCAGATATTCGCATGATAGTCGGACTGGGAAACCCCGGTTCAAAATATCGCGGCACCCGCCACAATGTCGGTTTCGATGTCATCGATATGCTGGCTCAGCGTTTGGCGGTCGACGTCAAACAGAAAAAGTTCGGCGCACTGCTCGGCGAAAGCTTTTATGAAGGTAAAAAGTTAATACTCGTAAAACCCCAGCAATTCATGAACCGCTCCGGCCAGGTAGTTGCAACCGCTGCGGGATTTTACAAGCTGCCCCTGGAGAACCTGATCGTCATAACCGACGATCTTGCCCTCGAGCCCGGCGTCGTCAGGCTCAGGCCCAAAGGTTCGGCAGGCGGACACAACGGACTGGCGGACATTATCCGCAAGCTCCACAGCCAGGAATTTCCCCGGCTGCGTGTCGGCATCGGGCAAAGCGAAGTTATCGAAACGGTATCCTACGTACTGGGCAAACCAGCCCCCGAACAAAAGGAGCCGCTCGAAAAGGCGAAAAAAGATGCCCTCGCCGCGACCCTCTGCTGGGTGGACGAAGGCATCAGCAACGCCATGAATAAATTTAATGTAAAACAAAATTAG
- the rpsF gene encoding 30S ribosomal protein S6 has product MATDKKRLYEGMFLVDSALAAADWNAAIGAVERVLSRAEADVVSLKKWDERKLTYAIKGKVRGTYILTYFKCDPEKLSPMERDVQLSEEIIRALFLKTDKMSDEDINQLTPLEQAEKEEAEAQKAKEEAMAKATAVEEEPAAEGSEGSADTAQTEEKAE; this is encoded by the coding sequence TTGGCTACCGATAAAAAAAGACTCTACGAAGGGATGTTCCTGGTCGATTCGGCACTGGCTGCCGCTGACTGGAACGCTGCCATCGGCGCTGTGGAAAGAGTACTCTCAAGGGCCGAAGCGGATGTAGTTTCCCTCAAGAAGTGGGACGAGCGAAAGCTGACCTATGCCATTAAAGGCAAGGTCAGAGGTACTTACATCCTGACTTACTTTAAGTGTGATCCCGAAAAGCTCTCTCCGATGGAACGCGACGTTCAGCTTTCCGAAGAGATAATCCGGGCGCTTTTCCTTAAGACAGACAAGATGAGCGACGAAGACATCAACCAGTTGACTCCGCTGGAACAGGCCGAGAAGGAAGAGGCCGAAGCTCAGAAGGCCAAAGAAGAAGCCATGGCTAAAGCTACTGCAGTCGAAGAAGAACCCGCAGCAGAAGGTTCTGAAGGATCGGCAGATACCGCCCAAACAGAAGAAAAAGCGGAGTAG
- a CDS encoding single-stranded DNA-binding protein yields MASYNKVILMGNLTRDPQLSYLPSQTPVCEFSIATNRRFKRQDGSQGEEACFTDCQIFGKRAEVINKYFQKGSPIFVEGRLKLDTWQAQDGSKRSRLRVFVENFEFVGGGSGGGGSRGGNQSQGQPQQYNNNQQFNQGPQDTGEPFNPMDDDIPF; encoded by the coding sequence ATGGCAAGTTATAACAAAGTAATACTGATGGGAAATCTCACCAGGGACCCCCAACTGTCTTATCTGCCCAGCCAGACGCCGGTCTGCGAGTTCTCTATCGCGACCAACCGACGTTTCAAAAGGCAGGACGGCAGCCAGGGCGAAGAGGCCTGCTTTACCGATTGTCAGATTTTCGGCAAACGAGCGGAAGTGATAAACAAATACTTCCAGAAGGGCAGCCCCATTTTCGTCGAAGGACGTCTCAAGCTCGATACCTGGCAGGCTCAGGACGGCTCGAAACGCTCCAGGCTCAGGGTTTTCGTCGAAAACTTCGAGTTTGTAGGCGGCGGCAGTGGCGGCGGCGGCTCGCGAGGCGGCAACCAGTCCCAGGGACAGCCCCAACAGTATAACAACAATCAGCAGTTTAACCAGGGCCCGCAGGACACAGGGGAACCGTTCAATCCTATGGATGACGATATTCCCTTCTAG
- the rpsR gene encoding 30S ribosomal protein S18 encodes MAKRRKKRKFATGLREQSQCRFCREKKNYIDYKDIDTLQKLLTNRGKIFSRKRSGNCAKCQRRVKRAIKRARFMALLPYAT; translated from the coding sequence ATGGCAAAGAGAAGAAAGAAAAGAAAGTTCGCAACCGGACTGCGCGAGCAAAGCCAATGTCGGTTCTGCAGGGAAAAAAAGAACTACATCGACTATAAGGACATCGACACCTTGCAAAAGCTGCTCACAAACCGCGGGAAAATTTTCTCTCGCAAACGCAGCGGCAATTGTGCAAAATGTCAGAGAAGGGTAAAACGAGCCATCAAACGCGCAAGATTCATGGCTCTGCTGCCTTACGCTACATGA
- the rplI gene encoding 50S ribosomal protein L9, with protein MKILLTQDVENLGYLGDVVDVKDGYARNYLLPYGIATVPTEGNIKSLADEKAKRAEERRLVREQLERAAEKVEGAEAVIASKANEQGHLFGSVTERDIAENLREQGYEIADDMIKIDHHLKEVGGHDVEVKLAADLSAQIKVTVISLEQAEEAANAPAEEAETEEAETEE; from the coding sequence ATGAAGATTCTACTCACGCAAGACGTTGAAAATCTCGGCTACCTGGGTGACGTGGTCGATGTAAAGGATGGTTACGCCAGAAACTACCTTCTGCCATACGGCATCGCGACCGTACCCACAGAAGGCAACATCAAGTCTCTGGCTGACGAAAAAGCAAAACGCGCTGAAGAACGTCGCCTCGTTCGCGAACAGCTCGAACGTGCAGCCGAAAAGGTCGAAGGCGCAGAAGCCGTCATCGCTTCAAAGGCAAACGAGCAGGGCCACCTCTTTGGTTCTGTTACAGAACGCGACATTGCTGAGAACCTCAGAGAACAGGGCTACGAGATCGCTGACGATATGATTAAGATCGATCATCACCTCAAGGAAGTCGGCGGACACGATGTCGAGGTAAAACTCGCTGCGGATCTCAGCGCACAGATCAAAGTTACCGTCATTTCGCTTGAACAGGCTGAAGAAGCGGCAAACGCTCCAGCCGAAGAAGCCGAAACTGAAGAAGCGGAGACCGAGGAATAA
- the dnaB gene encoding replicative DNA helicase has translation MAETSVGQNTYMGKRMPESLEAEAAVLGSMVIDSACIGQVVQTVTAENFYHPQHQPIYEALAALYERGGQIDLVLLRDELKKKNKLEEIGGVDYLVKVAESVPSAANFEYYAEIVHEKALLRQLIHASKEIMDKAFEEGEVAEKLNYAEKRVFEVTEKRMTGAALPMKNLLAEAFELIEAREGQRITGLPTGYWELDDLLCGMQHGEMSIIAARPSMGKTSFAMNVAEHIAADNNTPLVMFSLEMGKHQLVERMLCGRARVDAQKVRRGTLSTEETAILTETASELFEAPIFIDDTPGLTPLEMLGKCRRLKAQHDIQAVFIDYLQLMSLGGRVESRQQEVSTISRQLKSLARELDVPVVVLSQLNRAAEGRDGHRPRMSDLRDSGSIEQDADVIMLLHREDYYHRGDPEWEENNTAEIIVAKQRNGPTDTVKLTFNGQYTRFDNQSHADEPF, from the coding sequence ATGGCCGAAACGTCTGTGGGCCAAAATACATACATGGGCAAAAGGATGCCCGAATCACTCGAAGCCGAGGCGGCAGTGCTCGGCTCGATGGTTATTGATTCCGCCTGTATCGGGCAGGTCGTGCAGACGGTTACAGCCGAAAATTTCTATCACCCACAGCACCAACCGATCTATGAGGCCCTTGCCGCACTCTATGAGCGGGGAGGGCAGATCGACCTTGTTCTGCTTCGTGACGAGCTCAAGAAAAAGAACAAGCTCGAAGAGATCGGCGGCGTCGACTATCTTGTCAAAGTCGCCGAGTCGGTACCAAGCGCAGCCAACTTCGAATACTATGCCGAGATCGTCCACGAAAAGGCTCTCCTTCGCCAGCTTATACACGCCAGCAAGGAGATCATGGACAAGGCCTTCGAAGAGGGTGAAGTTGCCGAAAAGCTCAACTATGCTGAAAAGCGCGTCTTCGAAGTAACCGAAAAACGCATGACCGGCGCAGCACTTCCCATGAAGAACCTGCTCGCCGAAGCTTTCGAGCTCATAGAGGCCCGCGAAGGTCAGCGCATCACCGGCCTGCCCACAGGGTATTGGGAACTCGACGACTTGCTCTGCGGCATGCAGCACGGCGAAATGAGCATCATCGCGGCCCGACCTAGTATGGGTAAGACCAGTTTTGCGATGAATGTTGCCGAGCACATTGCAGCCGACAATAACACACCGCTGGTGATGTTCTCGCTCGAAATGGGCAAACATCAGCTCGTCGAGCGTATGCTTTGCGGCCGTGCCCGCGTCGATGCCCAGAAGGTCCGCCGCGGCACACTCAGCACCGAAGAAACAGCTATACTGACCGAAACCGCAAGCGAGCTTTTCGAAGCGCCGATCTTCATCGACGATACGCCGGGCCTTACCCCGCTGGAAATGCTCGGCAAGTGCCGTCGCCTCAAGGCACAGCACGATATACAGGCCGTCTTCATCGACTATCTGCAGCTAATGAGTCTGGGCGGCCGTGTCGAATCACGCCAACAGGAAGTAAGTACTATCTCGCGTCAGCTCAAATCGCTCGCCCGCGAATTGGACGTACCCGTTGTCGTTCTCAGTCAGCTCAACCGTGCCGCCGAGGGCCGTGACGGCCACCGTCCGCGCATGAGCGATCTGCGTGACAGTGGAAGTATCGAACAGGACGCCGACGTTATCATGCTGCTGCACCGCGAGGATTACTATCACCGAGGCGATCCCGAATGGGAAGAGAATAACACTGCCGAGATCATTGTCGCCAAGCAGCGTAACGGCCCAACCGACACCGTCAAACTCACATTTAACGGCCAGTACACGCGTTTCGACAACCAGTCTCACGCAGACGAACCTTTTTAG